The Pyxidicoccus sp. MSG2 DNA segment CCGGGCGCCGTCACTCCAGCCAGGCCCGGGAGCGGTGCGGCACCATGCTGTTCGGAAATGTCGGGACATTTCCCGCCGCAAGACCCCCGACATTTCCGAACAGGGCGCCCTCCGGCCCGCTCTGCGTCAGGCGATGGCGCGCACCACGCCGCCGTCCACGCGCAGCGCCGCGCCGTTGATGCCGGAGGACTTCGGGCTGCACACGAAGGCCACCAGCGCGGCAATCTCCTCCGGCCGCTCGAAGCGCTGGAGCAGCGAGGAGGGCCGCGCGTTCTTGAAGAAGTCGCGCTCCACCGTGGCCACGTCCACGCCCTGCTGGCGCGACAGGTTCGCCAGGAAGCCCTCCACGCCCTCCGAGCGCGTGGGGCCGGGGAGGATGGAGTTCACCGTGACGTTCGTCCCCGCCGTGCCCTCGGCGATGCCACGGGCCAGCGCAATCTGCGCCGTCTTGGTGACGCCGTAGTGGACCATCTCCACCGGAATCTGGATGCCGGACTCGCTGGAGATGAAGAGGATGCGGCCCCAGTTCTTCTCGCGCATGCCCTTGAGGTAGTGGCGGCTGAGCCGCACGCCACTCATCACATTCACTTCGAAGATGCTGAACCAGTCCTCGTCGGTGATTTCCTCGAAGGGGTGCGGCGCGAACGCGCCCAGGTTGTTCACCAGGATGTCCACGCGGGGCACCTCCTTGAGCATCCGGGCCACACCTTCCCGCGTCCCCAGGTCGCCCGCGACGCCGCGCAGCTTCGCGCCCGGCTGCTTCCCGCGGATTTCCTTCAGCGCCGCGTCCACGCGCTCCTGCGTGCGGCCGTTGACGATGACCTCCGCGCCCTCGTGGGCCAGGGCCTCCGCGATGGCCAGGCCGATGCCCGCCGTGGAGCCACTCACCAGCGCAACCTTGTCCTTCAGTTCCAGGTCCATGCGTTCCACTCCCGAAGTTGGCCGCACCCTCTAACGGGGCCTAGGGCCGGGCGCACGCCTCCCGTGCGGAAGGACGCAGCCTGTCCTGGAAGCTCCGGGCGCGCACGCCGCTTTCACCGCGAGTGTCCGCTCCCCGGCCCGGGCCTGGAGTGCGGTGCGTCCGCGCGCGTGGCGACACATTCGCCGCTGGCCTCCGGCGCCCTCCCCTGCTCTATGTTCCGCCGCCATGGCGAAACCCCAGTACTGGCTCATCAAGAGCGAGCCCTCTGTCTACCCGTACGCCCAACTGGAGAAGGACGGGAAGACGCAGTGGACCGGAGTGCGCAACTACGAGGCGCGCAACAACCTGCGGGCGATGAAGCCCGGCGACCTGTGCCTCTATTACCACTCGAAC contains these protein-coding regions:
- a CDS encoding SDR family NAD(P)-dependent oxidoreductase produces the protein MDLELKDKVALVSGSTAGIGLAIAEALAHEGAEVIVNGRTQERVDAALKEIRGKQPGAKLRGVAGDLGTREGVARMLKEVPRVDILVNNLGAFAPHPFEEITDEDWFSIFEVNVMSGVRLSRHYLKGMREKNWGRILFISSESGIQIPVEMVHYGVTKTAQIALARGIAEGTAGTNVTVNSILPGPTRSEGVEGFLANLSRQQGVDVATVERDFFKNARPSSLLQRFERPEEIAALVAFVCSPKSSGINGAALRVDGGVVRAIA